One Gordonia pseudamarae genomic window, CACCGCGTCCGCGTTCACACCCTGTGCCAGGAGTACCTCGCGCAGGATTCGGACCAGTTCGGCGTTGGAGCCGGCCGCCGAGGACGACCCGCGCAACAGCACCGCGTTGCCGGATTTGAAGGCGATGCCGAAGGCGTCGACGGTGACGTTGGGGCGGGCCTCGTACACGATGCCCACCACACCGAGCGGTACCCTCACCTGCCGAAGTTCCAGACCGTTGGGCAGGGTCTTGCCGGAGATCACCTCGCCGATCGGGTCGGCGAGGGCGGCGACCTGACGCAGGCCATCGGCGATACCGCTGACCCGGTCGGCGGTCAGTCGCAGCCGGTCGATCAGACCGGCCTCGGTGCCGGCGGCCTCTGCGCGGCCGACGTCGGAGGTGTTGGCCGCCAGGATCGAATCGGCGTTGGCCTCGATGGCATCGGCGGCGGCGAGCAGCACCTCGTTCTTGGTGGCGGTGGTGAGCCCGGTCAGGCTGCGCGAGGCGGCTTTGGCGGCGCTTGCCTGCGACAACACCACGCTCTCGATGTCGGTCCCGACCGATTCTGCGGTGGGTGCGCTCATGAATCCTCGCTTGACGTCGGCAATCGGTCGGTCACCAGCGTATCCGAGCCCGGGTGTCTTCCTGGCACGTCCCCCTATAGTCGGTGCAGATCCCCACCGGCCAAGGGAGTCCGTGCAGTGGGAGACAGGCACACGCATGTGCCTATCTCTCGGAGACGAGCACCTCACACCGGCAGCCGATTCCCGGGGCCCGACCGAGCTGTGCATCCGTGGTCACGAGCACGCACTCAAGTGCCCCGGCAAGGGCCACGTAGAGCGCGTCGTACGGGGTGACATTCTCGCGAAGCGCCCACACCCTGGCACCAGGCGGCCGGTGCGGACTGGTCCGCACCGGAAGCGCGTCAAGGTCGTCGACTGCGAACCCCGCTCGGCGCAGGTCCACCCGGCCGTCCACTATCTGATCAACAGCCACGCAATACCTGCGCGAGCACCTTTCGGGACGGCAGGTCGAGTGCCAGGCCGTAGGCATCGACGACGGCGACGAACTGTATCGAGTACTGACATCGGAACCCGGTGAGCGGCGGCATCCACCGTGCCGGTTCGGCATCGCTCTTGTCCTGGTTGGAGCGGGCATCGACGGCAACGAGATTCGCCGGGTCGTTGGCGAACGCGTACCGTCGCGCCGCCGGCCAGCCGCGCGCACCCATCGCCCATGCGAAAGCAAGCGGCACGATGTGGTCGATCTGCACCGCCGACGGCGCCCGTTCCCGCGAGAACACGATGAACTCGCCGGTGTAGGGGCTGCGGAACTCCCCCGACAGCACCGCTTTCGGACACGAGGAGGTGACACCGGTGGTGATGTCGGACAGGTCGCGGGTGAGGACGTCGTTGCGGGTGTCGCAACCGTTGCCGCCGCCGGTCACCGATACCGCATCCGTCCAGGCGCTGCCGAACCGCGCGCGGTCGTAACTGCCGTCGGCTCCGGCACGGTACTCGACTGTCGGGATGCGCGCCAGGGTCGCGGCCGCCCGGTCCGCCGCCCGGCGCAGCGCCGGATCGGCGCCCGCTCCGGTGTCGGCCAGTACCGCACCGATCGCGACGATCACCGCGGTCACCGCCGCTGCCCACACGGCGAGCCAACGAGTGACCGGCCACCGTGACGAGGACACGGTGCGCATC contains:
- a CDS encoding HNH endonuclease family protein produces the protein MRTVSSSRWPVTRWLAVWAAAVTAVIVAIGAVLADTGAGADPALRRAADRAAATLARIPTVEYRAGADGSYDRARFGSAWTDAVSVTGGGNGCDTRNDVLTRDLSDITTGVTSSCPKAVLSGEFRSPYTGEFIVFSRERAPSAVQIDHIVPLAFAWAMGARGWPAARRYAFANDPANLVAVDARSNQDKSDAEPARWMPPLTGFRCQYSIQFVAVVDAYGLALDLPSRKVLAQVLRGC